cactggctCACACACCTCCAGCCTTGAaagagtttttctgtttgtttgtttcttcttatttttatatgcttgggtgttttgcctgtatgtatgtctgtttgcCATGTGCTTGCAGTATctggaggcatcagatcccctgggactggggttagacagttgtgagtgccATGTGAgtggggaattgaacccgggtcctcttagccactgagccacctcttcagcccttgaaatagtatttttttttttttttttggtttttcgagacagggtttctctgtggctttggagcctgtcctggaactagctctgtagaccaggctggtctcaaactcacagagatccgcctgcctctgcctcccgagtgctgggattaaaggcgtgcgccaccaccgcccggcttgaaatagtatttataaacaatttgAAGAGGTTTGCCATTCAAATTAGACTTCAGAGAGTTTGTAAGCTGTCCATGGAGCTCCTCTTGCCATGAACTTTTTCTTGGGTCACCAGCGTCACAAGGATATTCCAGGGTCAAAGCCACTGTTGTTTTCTCCCAAATCCACAGTCCCTGTGGGTTAGTATAGCAGTCGGGAGATGGGACGGATGAGACTCAGAGAGGGAAAGTCTTTGTCTGCGGATTCACAGCCAACCCATGAGGGTGCTGAGTCCAGAACCTGACTGTCTGGGCTGTTGCTGAGATACTGTCCCATTTCTGTCCTGCTGTGCTGAGTAGGTTAGAAGCAGGGTGACATCTGCACTGTCCTCTTCTCTGACCTTGTGTCTATTCTGTGATCACTTGTGAAAGTTGACTGGCCTCAGCCTGGAGTGTGTGACTGACTAATCTTGGTATCGTGACAGGTGTAGGAGAGCCTCTGGTGAGTTCCCAGAGCACACAGAACCCTCCAGAACTGCAGGATTTCGAGGCTCCCAGCTCCTCGGGCCCAGGAGGCCTATGGGGCAAGGTGGGGAGAGGCCCAGTGGAATCTGGTGTGAGTCAGTCGGATGCTGAGAATGCAGCCCACTCTTGCAAGGATGAACCTGACGCCCAACCCCGCCGCCGAGGGCGACCCTCCAGGAGGTTCTTAGGGAAGAAGTACCGAAAGTAGGTACAGTGTTGCAGAGGTGAGCTTAACAGGCTGGGGGTTCCCTGAGCCGACAGCCCAGCCAGtgcctctccatcccttcctggcAGGTACTACTACAAGTCGCCCAAGCCACTGCTCAGGCCTTACCTGTGCCGCATATGTGGCTCACGCTTCCTGTCCCTTGAGGATCTGCGCTTCCATGTCAATTCCCACGAAGCTGGTGACCCACAGCTCTTCAAGTGCCTGCAATGTAGCTACCGCTCCCGTCGCTGGTCCTCACTCAAGGTGTGTAGTCCAGGAGGTCACAGGGCAGGATGAGTCACTCTGACCATCTAGCTTATGAAGGATACTGGGACATGGTGGCCTGTGGAGGGCTGCCACAGGCAATTGTTAGGGTGTCCAGTGAGTGACACCTCACTTTGAAAGATGCAGTTGACATTAGAGATCATGTAGACATGCTTATCCTCGCTGCCCGACTGGCCGGGTGGGTAGTTCTGTCCAACAGTCACTCCACAGCAGTGGCATGTCTCGGGAAAACGCTTCTTTCATCTCGCTCCAGAGGTGTGGGCCAACAGTAGCCCATGctgtattttgtcattttgtgtCAGTTGAGGTTTCAGGTGTTGACTGTACCAATGTACTGCAGAATTGCAACTTGACGACACCCGTGCTATGGCAGGGTGGAGTGTAGACTCATCCTTCATGGCCTGGCGGACAGTCTGTGCTGTCTCCATGTGCTACTGCTTCTTCCCACGCAGAACACGCAGGCTGGAGTTGTTCTTTAGGCTCCTCAGGGAACTGTCCCACAGTGTGGAGCATAAGGCATGGGTTATGGAGCCACATTGCCCAGCTCCAAGCTTTGCTGTCACGAGGTCCCTTCATTCTGAGCCTTCATTTCCCTTTTGGTCAGATGGTAAACTAGCCTAAGGACTGGCACAGCAGGTGTCTCTCTGGGAAGAGTCCCCagccaggcagcaggctctgCTGTCCACACTCACCCTGAGGCTGTGAGCGAGTGTGCAAGGGGAGGTAGGGAAGAAGGAGGGGCAGCGGAGCCTCCagccctgtctgtctctcccaggAGCACATGTTCAACCATGTGGGCAGCAAGCCCTACAAGTGTGACGAGTGCAGCTACACCAGTGTCTACCGGAAGGATGTCATCCGACATGCGGCCGTGCACAGCCGGGACCGGTCAGTGAGTTGTGCGGGCACATGAGTCTAGGCAGGAGAACATGTGGTCAGAAGTACCGTGGGTCCTCTGTAGCACCCCTGCTCTGGTTAGAAACATTCAGAAAGCAAGGTGAATCCTACCTGATCAGTGTTCCCAGAATCCTCAGGGCTAGCGCTTTGAGGTCCCCAGTTCAGGATCTTCCTTCATGTGGGAGCTTTAGTTTCTCatctggaaagtggagacagTTGTCGAGGGGCCTGAAGGAAATTGTGTGACTACAGGGTTCATGGGTGATTAGAAGGTCTTGTGCTGGTCAGGTGCAGGCCTTTCTCAGAGCTAAGAGCAGATTAGGACTGGGAAAATCAGATGTTTTCCAGCCTGGTGGCTGCTCAGTGAGTTACAGCCAGGCCTATGGCTCCGGCAAAGAATTGGCTTCTCTGGCCTATGATCTATGAGCAAAGGGTGGATAGAAACCCATGGAGTACTGGAACCAGGGTGGGCGACAGTTTTCCAAGATGCTTACAGGTTTCTTGAAAAAGAGGGGATTGTGTAGCCTGCTAGGATTCTGGTCACCAGATTGAAGCCTGTTCTCCAGGGCTTTTTCCTGTGGGGCTTCTTGGAGCCTGTAGTGCAGAAATGTGTCCTGTGACTGGAGGGGGGCAGACCATGGCCCTGCTTAAGTAGCACAGAGCGTATCTCCTGTGGAGTCTTAGCATCCTCCCCAGGGAATACCCGCTGGCTCTCCATGGGTTCAGAGGAGAGGGCATGAGGAACAAGAGGGGTGGTCTGGACTGAGATTGGACAGCTGTGGGGAGGCTTTGGTAACACTTGGTTTCTCCTTTCCCAGAAAGAAGAGGCCAGATCCGGTGAGTGTGGGGCCTTGGCCTGGGAAGGGCCCTGGACTGCTCTGCTGATAGGGGTAGTGGATAAGGTGAGAGCTCCctgctctgtccccttctctccctctgacCTCTCATTATACCTTCCCAGACCCCAAAGCTGAGCTCTTTCCCTTGCCCAGTGTGTGGCCGTGTGTATCCCATGCAAAAAAGACTAACGCAGCACATGAAGACTCACAGCACTGAGAAGCCACACATGTGTGATAAGGTGGGTGGTCAGGCGAGCTGTGGCTGGAGGCAGGGCCCTCTCTGGGCCGTCCCCATCTCATTCCACCTTCCCACCCgcagtgtgggaagtcctttaaGAAGCGCTACACCTTCAAAATGCACCTGCTTACACACATCCAGGCTGTTGCCAACCGCAGGTATGTCCCCACTGGAGGTCCCTGGGTCGGGAAGGAACCCCTCCTGTTTCTGAGCTCCCTGTTAACTGCCTCTAGGTTCAAATGTGAGTTCTGCGAGTTTTTCTGTGATGACAAGAAGGCACTGTTGAACCACCAGTTGTCCCATGTTAGCGACAAACCCTTCAAATGCAGCTTTTGTCCCTACCGAACCTTCCGTGAGGATTTCCTGCTATCCCATGTGGCTGTCAAGCACACAGGTCAGGCCAGCCCTCCAGTCCCAACACCTCAACCAAAGTTCAGCTCTCTTTGTCCCTCTCAACAGCCCAAGCTACAGATAGACTTAACCCTTATGCCATAAAGAAACTCCTGTGGTATTCTCTTGCTCCTGAGCCCAGCGCCAGCAACTGCTTTCCCTGCCTTAGTTAggaaagagggaaatgggaggtgaccTTGAGAATGTCCTTTCTGCTTTAGTCCACTGGACTGGACAGCAGTGTTTGTCCAAGCATGGTAATgacttacagagtgagtttaggGTTCCCTGCAGAGCTGCATGGGTGCAAGTGTCCCCGATATCCACAGGGGCCAAGCCCTTCGCCTGTGAGTACTGCCACTTCAGCACTCGGCACAAGAAGAACCTGCGCCTGCATGTGCGATGCCGACACGCAAACAGCTTTGAAGAGTGGGGACGGCGCCACCCTGAGGAGCCCCCCTCCCGCCGCCGCCCCTTCTTCTCCCTGCAGCAGATAGAAGAGCTGAAGCAGCAGCATACTGCAGCTCCTGGCCTGCCTCCCAGCTCGCCAGGGCCTGAGGTAGGTCCTGCTGGGAGGCAGTACACACAGTGGGAACTAGTGGGGTCTCCTTTGCACATTGTGATCCAACAGGATGATCCCTGCCTCAGTCGCTGTGGCGGACATCAGTTAAGTTATGGGTACAGTTGTAAGCGTAACGGAGGGTGACTTTCCAGTCTGGACAGCACATACACCAGAGTGACTTGTGTTCTTAGATGCAAAGCTCAACAGCTCTGAGATGCTGTGGCCCAAACCCTGGTGGTCAGGGACCAAGCTGTCTGAATATTTTTTAACAGCATCCTAGGATCTGTCTTTGGTCTTTATGTTTGTTCTCATGGTCCAGCATAGCTTCAGGAACACCTTCCAGGCCAGAAGCAAAGGGAATGGCTGGGAGATGGTAAAAAATGATGTTTGCTGTCATCTACCCAAATCTTCCTCGTGAGCCTTATTAGAAGCTGCTGCTTAGTTACATGGCCACACTTTTAGagccatgagatgctgagaagtgCCATCTTGTAGATGGGTACACTGCCTTCCCTCATGAAACTCAAGAGTACTTTTGACaagaaggaagatgaaggggcttgggagatggttcagcgaGTTagtgcttgttgccaagccttATGACCTGATTTGGATTCCCAGGTCCTAGATGGTAGAAGTGGAAAAATAACTCCCCAAAGTAGTCTTTTGATACCCATATGTGCACTGTGGCGCTTGTGcctatacacataacacacagacaaaaaaaaaggatggatgGTTTAGATTTGGGTAAGGAGCTAGTATTCTGTCATGGGAGCTCCCAGTGGCCCTAGGAAGATAACCACACTACAATAATAGTACATGGGCTCTGGAGTTGGCAGccttgggttcaagtcccagccctTCACATTTCTGAGCCTCACCATTCCACTGAACACTGAGCTggtaaatacctttaaaaataataggtGAGACAAACAAGGGACTGGGAGGACATGATGACATTAGATGTGCTCGGGAAATGCACTTGGATCAGGCCACCCCTCTCAGGTTTGACCCATTCACTTCCCCAGGCCCCCCAAGAGCCAGCACCTTTCCAGTCACCTGAGACTCCCCCACTACTCTGTCCTGATGCCCTAGGTGGTGCCACAATCATCTACCAACAAGGTGAGCCTTGAAGAAGGCAGGGAGTAGGGTAGGAAGATGACAAGGGTGGCATTGGGTGCCGGGTGTCCAGCCTGTTCTCAAACCCAGGTCCCATACCCCCAGGAGCTGAAGAGTCCACTGCCATGGCCACTCAGACAGCCTTGGACCTGCTGTTGAACATGAGCGCCCAACGGGAGCTGGGGGCGACAGCCCTGCAGGTGAGCACTCAGGATTTCCCCTGCCTAACTGCTGAGCATGCCAGCTCTGCTGAATGTGGCAAGTAAAGGAGACTAGTGAGTCCAGATTACCTGTTGGGGGCAGATCAATCTAACCCTTATGGGCAAAACTTGAAAGAGCCAAGGACAGTCTTTCCCAGTACGCTGTCTAGTAACCAGTGAACATTTGTcctagtcactgttctgttgctgtgaagagacaccatgaccaaggcaactcttctaaaagaaagcatttcattgagggcttgcttaaaatttcagaggcttagtccattgtctCCATGGCAGGGGACATGACACTGAGTGGTAGCTGAGAgatacatcttgatctgcagactgagagagactgggccaggcatgggcttttgaacccttaaagcccacccctgatgtcactcttcctccaacaatacCATACCTCCTccataaggccacacctcctaatcttttcagAGTTCCACTCCCAGGTGACTAAGCCTTCCCATTCAGTCCCCACCCCATTTCTGCGCTGAGGGTTATGTGTTGCTGCATGTGGTTCTCTTGGTCTTCTTTGGCTTCATTCTCACCTTGTCTATGTCCCTGTCCTGTccccgcccccccctcccccggggtCTAAAACAGTTTCCTGTGTAAACACCACTTGGACCCAGAATGTACCCAAGGCTTTGTCTAGTGCAGAGCTCTCTCCTACCTCTCAGTGGCCTCGACACCATCTCACATCCACATATCTCCCCCAGCTCATCATCATGCCTCCATCTCTAAAGCAACCCATCTCTAAAACACAGGGAAGCTTAGCAGCACCTCTTGGTCCTAGCCTCTTGGAAAGGTGAAGTGTGAACCAGATAGAGCAtttacctgtaattccaacacttgagcagaggaagcaggatcaTAAGGAAGTGAAGGCTAATctaagctacataatgagtttgagcccagtctgggatacatgagacccaatctcagcaacagaactggagagttggctcagtgggtagacccaggttcagtccatAGTATCTACATGGCCGTTCACAATTGtctaactccagctacaggggatccagtgttctcttctggcctctgtagttaCTTAGATGTGTGGTGCAGACATAGGCAAAACAACTGTATACATATACTTAAATTCAGAAAGTGAAAGTCTGGAGCATGTCTCCCTGCCCTTAGTGGGTTCAGGAAAGGTCGTCAGGATTCTACTTAGGAGCAAACCAACACCTAGATATTCCTTTTAGAACAGGCTCATTGTTCTGCTACTCAGTGATCTGTCCAGGTGCGATACGCAGCATGACcactgtgtgtacacatgccatTCCAACcctgtcttttgttttgctttgtttaattaattcatttttttcgaggcagggggacagggtttccttgtgtagctttggagcctgtcctggaactctctctgtagaccaggctgtctttgaactcacagatatctgcctgcctttgcctcccaagtgccgggattaaaggtgtgcacgccagccaccactgcccagccaagagaaaccctatcttgaaaaacaaacagacaaaacaccaaaaaaaaaaaaaaaaaaaggtatattctGCTAAAGGTATTTGGTCCTACTTTAAAATTCTGTTAAATTACATAGAGGCAGCCAGGCgatagtggtgcactcctttaatcccagcacttgggaggcagaggcaggtggatctttgtgagttcaaagccagcctacaaaacaaaacaaaaaaaaaaaaaatcctcagagatctggaattaaatgcatacactaccatgcctggctgttttgttttgagacggtttctctttgtagccatggctatcctgggctacatataccaggttggcctcaaactcaaaggtctccctgcctctatctcctgagtgctggaattaaaggcatgtgccaccatgcccaactgaaTGTGTTTTAGGACGTTCTTGGGATGTGTAAATGAATGGCGACAGCAGAGGCACTGGTAGGATGGTGAGCTTTAAGGCACCAAGGACCTTGGACAGCAGCTCTGTTCCACTGGTATCATTGCAGGTGGCTGTGGTGAAGTCAGAGGGCGTGGAGGCAGAGTTGACGTCTGCATCTACTGGTAGGCAGCCTTCCCCTGAAGACACCACTCAACAGGTGGTGACACTTCGTGTGGCAGAGCCAGCGAGCAGTGTGGCAGCTGAGAGCCAGCTAGGCCCTCCTGACCTACAGCAGATTGCCTTGCCATCTGGGCCATTTGGTGGGGCCAGCTACAGTGTCGTCACAGCACCCCCTCTGGAAGAGAGGACATCAGCTCCTGGCACTCCTTACAGGTAACTTGGCTCCTTTCAGTCTTTAAGAGGCGCTCCCTACTCCAACCCAGTTATCAGGAGGCAGAGTCCTGGTATGTACAGAGCAGCAGGAGATTGTGTTCTGTGCAGGCTTGGAAGCTGCCATTCTTTGGTCATTGGCTGTTCTGGGAACTTGGCACTAATGGTCTTGCCTAGCTAGCTCCCACAAGATTCCCTgcttttacagatgaggaaacaggctaGAGGTTAGGTCAGCTGCTTAGGTGGTGAGGCTTAGAACACTGGTTCCCAACCCTATATACCTTTTTTCTGCCCCAAATGTGAGTGCttatgtgagtttgaagccagaaggcattagatcccctgtggctgtgggtgctgggaaccagtcctgggtcctctgcaagagcagccagtgttcttaggtGCTGCACCCTCTCTCTAGCTCTCCATCCCCATGAGCTCCTCTGTCTTGAGTGTTTGAACAAATGTGGGGTTATTTGTTGACCTGCTTCCCTCTGGTGCAAATTCGTGACAAGCATTTCTCTGCTCACTGAACTTTTAGGCCATCTGAGGAGCTCTGGTCCTGTGCTATAATGAGGGTCAGAAGCTCTAAGCCAGCGTCTGGGTgggctgcctcagcctctgccctgcctgcttgACTACCAGATCCATTCTGTTTCCTCCTGTTGCCTGGCCTCTCTTCCTGTCCCATTTGGCCAGCTCTGAGCTGGACACCTGGAGTGCTGTCTCCTCCCTACCAAGGGACATGGGGGCCACCCCTTGAGTAGGGTGAAACCCTGAGCAGCTCTTGGTTATCATTTATGGATGAGACAGTGGGGGCCTGGGTGGAAATGGTTGAGCAACGCCTTACATTCACTCAGGCTCCTTCAGCTTAACTGTTGCTTGGAGAAGGGATTCTTATAGCCTTCCACCCTTTTCTGGAAATCCCACCTCATACTTCCACTCTGTGCCCTTAGCGAAGAACCTCCTGGGGAGACAGCCCAGGCTGTGGTTGTGAGTGAGAATCTCAAGGAGGCTGGCACCCACTATATCATGGCAGCTGATGGAACCCAGTTGCACCACATCGAGGTGAGTCTAGGGAGTAGCCACCCCACCCAGTgtcctgcctctctgcccctccttAGCACCTCATGCTATGCATTTTTCTACAGTTGACTGCAGATGGCTCCATCTCCTTCCCAAGTCCAGATACTCTGGCCTCTGGAGCAAAGTGGCCCCTGCTGCAGTGTGGAGGGCCACCCAGAGATGGTCCTGAGGTTCTGTCTCCAGTGAAGACTCACCATGCGGGAGGCCCCCAGGGCTCTTCCACCCCATCCCCTGCAGCCAGCAGCACCCTAGGCCTGGTAGTACCCACCTCCCCATCATCCGCAGCAGCTTTGTCAGCAAAGAAGTTCTCTTGCAAGGTGTGCTCAGAGGCCTTTGCTGGCCGAGCAGAGATGGAGAGTCACAAGCGGGCCCATGCTGGGCCTGCTGCCTTCAAGTGCCCTGACTGCCCCTTCAGTGCTCGCCAGTGGCCTGAGGTCCGGGTAGGTGTGCCCCCATCATGCCTCTGCCTTCATTGCTGCGGTCACTCGTTTGTATAAGAACTCTTTAGAGAGCATCTCCTCAAGCGTAGTCCTCTGTGCCCCTCTAGAGTCAGAGGTGACTCAGCAAGATCTCAGGTCTGGGAGCTGCTTGGTCCAGGACACCAACCAGATAAAAAGTGACTAATGCCAGACTGTGTTCCCAGTGCGAAGGATACAGAGTGTAGAGCAGGGGCGGCAAGGCATTGGATAGGGTGCTAGAAAGACCACAGAGGTGGCagtggagccaggcagtggagcCTAGGCACAGAGAGGGTGGCATGACTGGAGACTGAGGATGCTAGAGGGTGGTGGGAGAGCAGATGTTCGAGGCCAACGTGGGATGCCATGAAAACAGCAGAATAGTTTCTGATAAATTTCATgaactagccgggcgatggtggcgcacgcctttaatcccagcactcgggaggcagaggcaggctgatctctgtgagttcgagaccagcctggtctacagagctagttccaggacaggttccaaagccacagagaaaccctgtctcggaaaaaaaaaaaaaaaaaaaaaaaaaatttcatgaacTCTTTCCACTTGCCGGAGGGTTTTCAGATCCAACCCCGTGCTGCATCCTCTGAGCTCTTTAAGGGGCCAGGGCCTATAGCCTCACCCTCCAATGGGAAAGGTAATGCCCAGTTAAGCAGGACTGAGCCCTAGCGTGCCGAAAGTCCCTCTTCAGTAAGTACGGTACAGAGTCACAAACTGAGACAAATTACCCAAGTGGTGTAATGGCACAGCCTCTGGCTTCTCACTTTATGTCTGTGGTAGACTAGTCTTAGTAAGGTCCGTCCTTTTGGTCCGGCTCCTCACTGACGTGCATTTAGTTTCTGTGGAGACTTGTTACCTCCCATTCTGACCCACTGGTACCTGGTCTCTACCTTGTATAGGCTCACATGGCACAGCATTCAAGCCTAAGGCCTCACCAGTGCAATCAATGTAGCTTTGCCTCCAAGAACAAGAAGGATCTGAGGCGGCACATGCTAACGCACACCAATGAGAAGCCTTTCTCATGCCATCTCTGTGGGCAGCGGTGAGGCTTGGGATGgccaggaaggggggggggcttccaTGCACACAAGGTAGAGCTACTTTATACCtgttcttccctcctcagtttcAACCGGAATGGGCACCTCAAATTCCACATCCAGAGGCTACATAGCAGTGAAGGGAGAAAGACTGGGGGTGCTACAGCCCGAGCCCCAGCCCAGACCATCATCCTCAACAGTGAAGAGGAAGCACTGACCACACTGCATAGTGAGCTACCCTGGGCCACAGGGGTGGGCCTCTGGTCCAAAGGCTAGAACCACAGCGCAAGGGAACCCCAGGGATGAGGCATTCAAGTTTTCCCTGAACCCCCTAATGAGcccctcctctctgcccagctgCCATCCAGTCCAGTCATGGTGTCCTAGGTCCAGAGCGGCTACAGCAGGCACTGAGCCAGGAACACATCTTTGTGGCCCAGGAACAGACAGTGACCAATCAGGTAAGCAAAGTCTGGAGCGCCTGCAGAGAGGATGGGACAGACAGAactgagaggtggctcagaggtaggGTTAGAAGCCTTGCACCATCATGAGGAGCAGAGTTTAGATCCTAGCTCCCACCATGTTACAAGTCTGGCCAGCTCTTGCACTCCTAGAAGCCCAGCTCCAAGTAGGGTAGAGACAAGAGACCTCTGGGGTTTGTGTGGCTTCCAGCCAAGAACTCCAGGTtcatggagagaccctgcctcaacagaacaggcagggggaaaaaaaagtgaagaacaaTGCTTGATACCCTGTCTGACCGTCTGGCCTCCCGGCGGGtggagacacacatacacaccaaaaaaacacaacacagaacacgtgaataaataaaagaactgtgGCTAAGTTGGGCTTGGTCTTAACAGGAGGAAGCTGCCTACATCCAGGAAATCACCACGGCAGATGGCCAGACAGTACAGCACCTGGTCACCTCTGACAACCAGGTAAACTCCTGTCTCCTTGCCCGCCTAGGCCCACCTTAGAACACAAGTTTCCAGACTACCTGGGCCAGTGTCCACAGTTGTGTCTTCTACTCTGCCCACTTACCTCAGTTCTCATTGAGTGGAGCCCTAGAACCTGCCTTGTCCTCTTTCTTAGGTTCAGTATATCATCTCTCAGGACGGCGTCCAGCACCTACTGCCTCAGGAGTATGTTGTGGTCCCTGATGGCCATCATATCCAGGTAGGCCAGGTCTGGGGCAAGGTGGGGTTTGGAGGAAGGCCACACAGCCTCTTTCTATATCACTGGCCAGCTTCCCatctccaggtccaggagggccAGATCACACACATCCAGTATGAGCAAGGTACCCCATTCCTGCAGGAATCCCAGGTATGTTACCTGGAGGAACAGGCAGAGCTGGGGTAGTGAGGCACCTGGGAGACTAGATTCTTACTGGCTTCTTTCTCCAGATCCAGTATGTACCTGTGTCCCCAGGCCAGCAGCTTGTCACCCAGGCTCAGCTTGAGGCTGCAGCACATTCTGCTGTTACAGGTATAGATGGGGCTGAACACGGacagccaggaagctgaggccagaCCCAGCTCCTGGAGCCTCAGGCTTACTGTGTTTTTCCCTCCTCTGGCAGCAGTGGCTGATGCTGCCATGGCCCAAGTCCAGGGCCTGTTTGGCACTGAGGAGGCAGTGCCTGAACACATCCAACAGCTGCAACACCAGGGCATCGAGTACGACGTCATTACCATCACGGATGATTGAGCCTCAAAAGCCCAATGCTGATCTTGGATAtcggggccagctctcctggagACGGGGGACTTTCCTGTCCTACTTAGGGCCTCCAGATACTGGACAATCAGTATCCCTTGACTCCAAAGGAGCCAGACCTGTgctcttggggggtggggggtagccATGGGCCCCAGCCAGGACATGCTGGGTCCTTCAGCCTGCTGGCAGGCTTTGGgagagaaatttatttttgtttggatggACCCACTGGCTCCTCAGTCTCAATAAAGGGACCAGAGTCCAGCCCTTGTAGCTCTCTTTGTATACATGCTAATAACCTGAACTAGGTAAGGGCCAGGAAAGCAGGCAGAAG
This portion of the Microtus ochrogaster isolate Prairie Vole_2 linkage group LG8, MicOch1.0, whole genome shotgun sequence genome encodes:
- the Znf335 gene encoding zinc finger protein 335 isoform X6, whose protein sequence is MEENEVESSSDAAPGPGQPEEPSESGLGVGTSEAVSADSSDAATAPELTEADDSGVGQSSDSGSRSVEEVSESISADPLPHGYLPDSSSVSRGTVAEVPGGPPALVHSSVLPDPSMLVSDCAASSSDLGAAIDKIIESTIGPDLIQSCITVTSAEEGGAETTQYLILQGPDDGAPITSPMSTSTLTNSLAAIETLVDGPTSTSACLEPPEEPQGEPSSLAQPPPASGTDELDLQSLEAMMEVVVVQQFKCKMCQYRSSTKATLLRHMRERHFRPAAAAVTTAAGKRGRLRKWGTSTKTTEEEGPEEEEDDIVDAGAIDDLEEDSDYNPAEDESRGRQLRLQRPTPSTPRPRRRPGRPRKLPRLETADLYDGVGEPLVSSQSTQNPPELQDFEAPSSSGPGGLWGKVGRGPVESGVSQSDAENAAHSCKDEPDAQPRRRGRPSRRFLGKKYRKYYYKSPKPLLRPYLCRICGSRFLSLEDLRFHVNSHEAGDPQLFKCLQCSYRSRRWSSLKEHMFNHVGSKPYKCDECSYTSVYRKDVIRHAAVHSRDRKKRPDPTPKLSSFPCPVCGRVYPMQKRLTQHMKTHSTEKPHMCDKCGKSFKKRYTFKMHLLTHIQAVANRRFKCEFCEFFCDDKKALLNHQLSHVSDKPFKCSFCPYRTFREDFLLSHVAVKHTGAKPFACEYCHFSTRHKKNLRLHVRCRHANSFEEWGRRHPEEPPSRRRPFFSLQQIEELKQQHTAAPGLPPSSPGPEAPQEPAPFQSPETPPLLCPDALGGATIIYQQGAEESTAMATQTALDLLLNMSAQRELGATALQVAVVKSEGVEAELTSASTGRQPSPEDTTQQVVTLRVAEPASSVAAESQLGPPDLQQIALPSGPFGGASYSVVTAPPLEERTSAPGTPYSEEPPGETAQAVVVSENLKEAGTHYIMAADGTQLHHIELTADGSISFPSPDTLASGAKWPLLQCGGPPRDGPEVLSPVKTHHAGGPQGSSTPSPAASSTLGLVVPTSPSSAAALSAKKFSCKVCSEAFAGRAEMESHKRAHAGPAAFKCPDCPFSARQWPEVRAHMAQHSSLRPHQCNQCSFASKNKKDLRRHMLTHTNEKPFSCHLCGQRFNRNGHLKFHIQRLHSSEGRKTGGATARAPAQTIILNSEEEALTTLHTAIQSSHGVLGPERLQQALSQEHIFVAQEQTVTNQEEAAYIQEITTADGQTVQHLVTSDNQVQYIISQDGVQHLLPQEYVVVPDGHHIQVQEGQITHIQYEQGTPFLQESQIQYVPVSPGQQLVTQAQLEAAAHSAVTAVADAAMAQVQGLFGTEEAVPEHIQQLQHQGIEYDVITITDD
- the Znf335 gene encoding zinc finger protein 335 isoform X4; amino-acid sequence: MEENEVESSSDAAPGPGQPEEPSESGLGVGTSEAVSADSSDAATAPELTEADDSGVGQSSDSGSRSVEEVSESISADPLPHGYLPDSSSVSRGTVAEVPGGPPALVHSSVLPDPSMLVSDCAASSSDLGAAIDKIIESTIGPDLIQSCITVTSAEEGGAETTQYLILQGPDDGAPITSPMSTSTLTNSLAAIETLVDGPTSTSACLEPPEEPQGEPSSLAQPPPASGTDELDLQSLEAMMEVVVVQQFKCKMCQYRSSTKATLLRHMRERHFRPAAAVTTAAGKRGRLRKWGTSTKTTEEEGPEEEEDDIVDAGAIDDLEEDSDYNPAEDESRGRQLRLQRPTPSTPRPRRRPGRPRKLPRLETADLYDGVGEPLVSSQSTQNPPELQDFEAPSSSGPGGLWGKVGRGPVESGVSQSDAENAAHSCKDEPDAQPRRRGRPSRRFLGKKYRKYYYKSPKPLLRPYLCRICGSRFLSLEDLRFHVNSHEAGDPQLFKCLQCSYRSRRWSSLKEHMFNHVGSKPYKCDECSYTSVYRKDVIRHAAVHSRDRKKRPDPTPKLSSFPCPVCGRVYPMQKRLTQHMKTHSTEKPHMCDKCGKSFKKRYTFKMHLLTHIQAVANRRFKCEFCEFFCDDKKALLNHQLSHVSDKPFKCSFCPYRTFREDFLLSHVAVKHTGAKPFACEYCHFSTRHKKNLRLHVRCRHANSFEEWGRRHPEEPPSRRRPFFSLQQIEELKQQHTAAPGLPPSSPGPEAPQEPAPFQSPETPPLLCPDALGGATIIYQQGAEESTAMATQTALDLLLNMSAQRELGATALQVAVVKSEGVEAELTSASTGRQPSPEDTTQQVVTLRVAEPASSVAAESQLGPPDLQQIALPSGPFGGASYSVVTAPPLEERTSAPGTPYSEEPPGETAQAVVVSENLKEAGTHYIMAADGTQLHHIELTADGSISFPSPDTLASGAKWPLLQCGGPPRDGPEVLSPVKTHHAGGPQGSSTPSPAASSTLGLVVPTSPSSAAALSAKKFSCKVCSEAFAGRAEMESHKRAHAGPAAFKCPDCPFSARQWPEVRAHMAQHSSLRPHQCNQCSFASKNKKDLRRHMLTHTNEKPFSCHLCGQRFNRNGHLKFHIQRLHSSEGRKTGGATARAPAQTIILNSEEEALTTLHTAIQSSHGVLGPERLQQALSQEHIFVAQEQTVTNQEEAAYIQEITTADGQTVQHLVTSDNQVQYIISQDGVQHLLPQEYVVVPDGHHIQVGQVWGKVGFGGRPHSLFLYHWPASHLQVQEGQITHIQYEQGTPFLQESQIQYVPVSPGQQLVTQAQLEAAAHSAVTAVADAAMAQVQGLFGTEEAVPEHIQQLQHQGIEYDVITITDD